CTGCAGGTCTCTCCTCCGGTTGCCCAtatgatctctctctttctgctctttCTTCAGACGCAGCTCCTGCAGCTGCTgtctgagtacacacacacacacacacacacttgagctCGACATATCTTAAAGAAACCTTGTCGAGGTGTATGCTAACTCTCCAAATCAGCCAGTTGCTTAATACTTATAAACCTAGAACCTAAACCAGTCACACCATTCTCATAGAGACGTGACCAAACTTCCGTCCACAGTACCTGGCACACTCCTCTCTGGCCTTTGAGGCCGCCGTCTCCTGAAAGAGGGAGCTGCTGTGTTTGAAGTACTTCTCATACTTGTCCCCGCCCTCGCGGGGGAAGATCCTGCGGAAGCCCCCCTGGTGCTTGGCCTCGTACCTCTGCATCTGCTCCACACTGGCTGCCTGCGACACACGCAGCTCCTCGCTCCTGGGACAAAACACACAACGCCCCAGCAACACTGGTTACAACGCCCCGGCAACACTGGTTACAACGCCTCGGCAACACTGGTTACAACGCCCCGGCAACACTGGTTACAACGCCCCGGCAACACTGGTTACAACGCCCCGGCAACACTGGTTACAACGCCCCGGAAACTCTGGTTACAACGCCCCGGCAACACTGGTTACAACGCCCCAGCAACACTGGTTACAACGCCCCAGCAACACTGGTTACAACGGCCCAGCAACAATGGCTACGATGCCCCAGCAACACTGGTTACGACACCCCAGCAACACGGGTTACAACGCCCCAGCAACACTGGTTACAACGCCCCAGCAACACTTGTTTCAACGCCCCAGCAACACTGGTTACTACGCCCCAGCAACACTTGTTTCAACGCCCCAGCAACACTGGTTATATTCAGCACTTCGATCGGCTCGTTTTCACCCACGCGACAACACGTTTCAGAAAACGTTTCATGACTCGTTACACTATGTTCACAGTGTTTCGTTGGAAGGTAATATATACACGATGATAAACTTGCATCCGTCCCAAGACATTCCCTCGTTCTGTTATTTCCTAGCACCATGCCCAGGTGGAAATGCACCTGGCTTCTCTAGAACGGTTCTGTTGCAGCCGCTCCTTCACTCTCCGCTTCTCCTCCTCAGTGATCTTGCGGCGGTCGCAGGCCCCCAGGTTAATCAGGACCAGGGTGTCGTACAGCAGGCCGTCCTTCACTTCCCGGTCCAGGCGAGAGTCAGTGGTGAAACTGGGGGAGTGGTTCACCTGCAGTCAGATTCAACATATAGAATAACATGCTGTACATGAGCTCCTGTGTCTATATTGCCAACTATAGCATCAACATAAAAGAGGCATGATCTAACTGGAGATGGCATCATGGAATGCAATGTGCGACATTCTATTTCCATCATACTGTATAAATAGGTCATCATAACGGGAGTATGAATAGGACCATTTGTCATCATGTATTTATAATGTGATCTTGATGTCTTTACCTCCAGCAGCCAGGGCCGGAGTCTGTGGTCCAGGAGCACGTCGAAGCCCAAGATCTCAAAGCAGGCACTGCCGGATGCATGGTTGGGGAAGCAGGTATGGTAGTTATGCTTGAGGATTGGGTGAGCAGAGATCAGTGTCTTTATGATCACATCCTCAATGTCGGTCCACATCTTCGCTGTGTCGTAGCACATTGCCTCGAGGTGCTTGTTTAGTGTGGACAGCTtcctgaaaataaataaaataattttaattacaaaaaatgaaataataaaATGAAAACTGGAGAACGTCGAAACTTCTGTTTGATAAGACTGAGGTAGAGGTACTGTATCTGCCAACCTTTTGCTACCAGTGTCATCATCACGGACAAAGTTCTCGCTGTTCTTGTTGATGGCATAGTTAGTGAGATGCATGCAGACATTCTCCTTTAGGATATATGAGTGGATGGAGAAAGATCAGAGAGTTATTGCTGTAAACTGTGATTTTGGAAAaccatacaaaaacaaaaaatacacgaATGTACGTGTCAAgttatggtttgtgaaaagcttTGACTGTATCGTTCACCAACTTTACCACGTTGCCATTGGTGGGCTCGTTGTACTGGGAAGTACAGAAGCGAGCCAGTCCCTCCTTGTACATAAAGATGCGGAAGGGGTCACAGGATGTCACCAACACGTAGATACGCAGGTCGAATTTGTAGCCGTCAATAATGAATGGCTAGAACAGAAAACATGTACAATATTAGTGGCCGATCAGTTTGTAGTTTATGAATAACGATGCACCAAAATGCTTAATGAGTGGTGTGTTAGGATGTAAGGTGTGTTTGTCAGAGTTTATAGGCTCTTACTCGGGAAACGTACACCTGACAAATCAAGTGTTCCCCAGGACGTATGTCCTTGCTGGATTTGGTGATGAAGATGCCTCGTCCTTGGCAACCCGAGTCAGGCTTACAGATGtacgttttgtgttttttggccCTGGTGTAAGCTTGAAAGTCACTGTAACTGTAGGTAGAGGAAAACTCATTAAATTCTGCTTTCATTTAGAACATTTTACAGCCAGACATTAAAACTTACTCTGCAGGTAGGCACCATGTTCGGGGGAAGATATTGTATTCTTTAGGGAAGAGTTTCAGCATGCGGTTCATGTTTCGTGCTAGCAGGTCCTTTCGGCAAATCTCACTCATCCCGGGAAAATGGTTGATTTTCTGAAAAAACAACAGCCGAttgattacatttagtcatttagcagacactcttatccagagcgtagtacaGAACATTCCCCCGGAGACAAGTCGGGTAATTTTGCACGGCTgaaaatcgaaccagcaaccttctgattaatagcccgattccctaaccgctcagccctcTGACCCCTACTGATGAGATGGGGGATGGAGGATGAATAAAGAGCACTAAGGATCAGACTAGGTTTTTGTGAAAAGGCCGAGTTGGGTGGATACCTGGTAGCGCTTCATGTCCATAACTCTGTCCAGTGAAACAGAGCAGTCAGTCCAGTAGAGCGTCCACTCTTCCCCTTCCATGGCTTCTCTCAGGCCGTACCTGCGAGCAGCACGCCGCACTGgagacagacggacggacggaaGGAAAGTTCCAGAAATGCAACTGCTGATTATTTCAGTGGAAAAAACAAGACATGAATCACATAACGTAATAAGGTGATTGTTTCAACTGGGAAATATTGGTTGGTAATGGTCGTGAATTTCGATCACAGTAGTTTTGTGATTTTGCGTCAACAATAATGGTTGCTTACCACTCTCATATTTGCAGCTGATGACATTGATCCACAGTCATCTggaagagaagagacagagagagcgacagacatGTGCTTTGGTGCAAGGTCCtacagatccccccccccccccctgtcattCTACAGCATTCTTCCAAAGTGTGGGGAACAGACCATGACCCAGCCCAGCAATCAACTTTTAAGACAACTCGCTCACCAATGAGAAATGATATAGTCAAATCATCTGAGTATCTGTAATGGTGGAACTTTTATATGTTATAGGAATGAAGTATACCTCTTTTTccgtttcttcttcctcttgccAGTGGATGGAGGAGTAGGGGTGCGAGCCTCTGGCTGGCTGTCActgccccagccctctccttcctccactccctcaTGGCCACCCTTCAAGGCTTCATCCTCTGAGTCTCTGGCAGGGCTTTCTCCTGGCAGTCCCATCCTGAAGACGGACAAAGGGTTAATAACCTTTGTCAGAGTCCTAGAGTAcccagagtcagatggctgagcggttagggagtcgggctagtaatcagaaggttgccggttcaatttctGGCcgtgccaatgacgttgtgcccttgggcaaggcacttcaccctacttgcatcgggggaatgtccctgtacttactgtaagagcgtctgctaaatgactaaatgtaaatgtaatacaacACGTAATAATGGGGATGGACAACGATTACCTTATGTTTTGTAGACGTTATTTTGTTTTCTAATCTACATACATTTTCATAGTTTTTTCATCGGACCAGTACCCTAACCTTGAAATTCAATCAAGCAGATCAGCCTACATGTTATAGTGCACACGGGGAATCGTGTTTCTGTTTCCATTTCTCTCCTCGGGGGAGTGCTCAAGTTGTCAACATACCACTGCTGA
This DNA window, taken from Hypomesus transpacificus isolate Combined female chromosome 13, fHypTra1, whole genome shotgun sequence, encodes the following:
- the ttll6 gene encoding tubulin polyglutamylase ttll6, with protein sequence MGLPGESPARDSEDEALKGGHEGVEEGEGWGSDSQPEARTPTPPSTGKRKKKRKKRLWINVISCKYESVRRAARRYGLREAMEGEEWTLYWTDCSVSLDRVMDMKRYQKINHFPGMSEICRKDLLARNMNRMLKLFPKEYNIFPRTWCLPADYSDFQAYTRAKKHKTYICKPDSGCQGRGIFITKSSKDIRPGEHLICQVYVSRPFIIDGYKFDLRIYVLVTSCDPFRIFMYKEGLARFCTSQYNEPTNGNVENVCMHLTNYAINKNSENFVRDDDTGSKRKLSTLNKHLEAMCYDTAKMWTDIEDVIIKTLISAHPILKHNYHTCFPNHASGSACFEILGFDVLLDHRLRPWLLEVNHSPSFTTDSRLDREVKDGLLYDTLVLINLGACDRRKITEEEKRRVKERLQQNRSREARSEELRVSQAASVEQMQRYEAKHQGGFRRIFPREGGDKYEKYFKHSSSLFQETAASKAREECARQQLQELRLKKEQKERDHMGNRRRDLQGESAGEKAKPQKIRPRPTISQQVTLLTMPPLPTATSSDTAAIDMSEEEVERVTGLLQRESLLRDLGVVDQVYRLLHGRHGMPDSFHPHEQNETFHHRHDRTNKLDSLPEYAWRPRHHYTVIPRQVPVGAKPCLQYVHSQLLKQPQRWPWHSMDRAPYSLVQGESACMQYYSAEEPVMETARCAPGDLRRSNSAQRIPWTIGVPVVTGRQGSMSSSCAETRARATVSNVNQLIPGRLTCARMSSDPKALQSLFVISTPAPLVRRPDFPHPVRKASRKLPPHGQGH